Proteins from a single region of Pseudomonas sp. BSw22131:
- a CDS encoding amino acid ABC transporter permease produces MNYNWDWSVFFKSTGVGSEIYLDWYITGLGWTIAIAVAAWIIALLLGSVLGVMRTVPNRLVSTIATVYVEIFRNVPLLVQLFIWYFLIPDLLPQSLQEWYKQDLNPTTSAFLSVVVCLGLFTAARVCEQVRTGIEALPLGQESAARAMGFKLPQIYWNVLLPQAYRIIIPPLTSEFLNVFKNSSVASLIGLMELLAQTKQTAEFSANLFEAFTLATLIYFTLNMSLMLLMRLVEKKVAVPGLISVGGK; encoded by the coding sequence ATGAATTACAACTGGGACTGGAGTGTGTTCTTCAAGTCCACGGGCGTTGGCAGCGAGATCTATCTGGACTGGTACATCACCGGGCTGGGCTGGACTATCGCAATTGCCGTCGCCGCCTGGATCATCGCGTTACTGCTGGGCTCAGTGCTCGGGGTCATGCGCACGGTACCAAACCGTCTGGTATCGACCATCGCCACGGTTTACGTGGAAATCTTCCGCAATGTGCCACTGCTGGTGCAGCTGTTCATCTGGTACTTCCTGATCCCGGATTTGCTGCCGCAAAGCCTGCAGGAGTGGTACAAGCAAGACCTCAACCCGACTACCTCGGCGTTCCTGAGCGTCGTGGTGTGCCTGGGTCTGTTCACCGCCGCGCGCGTCTGTGAACAGGTGCGTACCGGTATCGAGGCTTTGCCGCTCGGCCAGGAATCCGCGGCCCGCGCCATGGGTTTCAAGCTGCCGCAAATCTACTGGAACGTGCTGTTACCGCAGGCGTACCGGATCATCATTCCGCCGCTCACCTCCGAATTCCTCAACGTGTTCAAGAACTCGTCCGTGGCGTCGTTGATCGGCTTGATGGAGCTGCTCGCGCAAACCAAACAGACCGCCGAGTTCTCAGCCAACCTGTTTGAAGCGTTCACGCTGGCCACACTGATCTACTTCACCCTGAACATGAGCCTGATGTTGCTCATGCGTCTGGTCGAGAAGAAAGTCGCGGTGCCAGGCTTGATCTCCGTGGGAGGCAAATAA
- a CDS encoding amino acid ABC transporter permease: MMDFSGIVPAIPGMWNGMVMTLQLMVMGVVGGIILGTLLALMRLSSNKWMANIAGAYVNYFRSIPLLLVITWFYLAVPFVLRWITGEDTPIGAFGSCVVAFMMFEAAYFCEIVRAGVQSISRGQMGAAQALGMTYSQMMRLIILPQAFRKMTPLLLQQSIILFQDTSLVYTVGLVDFLNASRSSGDIIGRANEFLIFAGLVYFIISFAASRLVKLLQKRFAV, encoded by the coding sequence ATAATGGACTTCTCCGGAATCGTCCCCGCCATTCCCGGCATGTGGAACGGCATGGTCATGACCCTGCAACTGATGGTCATGGGCGTTGTTGGCGGCATCATCCTTGGGACGCTGCTGGCGTTGATGCGCCTGTCGTCGAACAAATGGATGGCCAACATCGCCGGCGCCTACGTCAACTACTTCCGTTCGATCCCGCTGCTGTTGGTCATCACCTGGTTCTATCTGGCGGTGCCGTTCGTGCTGCGCTGGATCACCGGGGAAGACACGCCCATCGGCGCGTTCGGATCGTGCGTCGTGGCCTTCATGATGTTCGAAGCGGCGTACTTCTGTGAAATCGTGCGCGCAGGTGTGCAGTCGATATCACGCGGGCAAATGGGCGCGGCTCAGGCGCTGGGTATGACCTATAGCCAGATGATGCGCCTGATCATCCTGCCGCAGGCATTTCGCAAGATGACCCCGCTGCTTCTGCAGCAAAGCATCATCCTGTTTCAGGACACCTCGCTAGTCTACACCGTGGGCCTGGTGGACTTCCTCAACGCCTCGCGCTCGAGCGGCGACATCATTGGCCGGGCCAATGAATTCCTGATCTTCGCCGGTCTGGTCTACTTCATCATCAGCTTCGCTGCCTCGCGCCTGGTGAAGCTTCTGCAGAAAAGGTTCGCCGTATGA
- a CDS encoding amino acid ABC transporter ATP-binding protein, producing the protein MISIKNINKWYGDFQVLTDCSTDVAKGEVVVVCGPSGSGKSTLIKCVNALEPFQKGDIVVDGTSIADAKTNLPKLRSRVGMVFQHFELFPHLTIVENLTIAQIKVLGRSKEEATQKGLALLERVGLSAHANKHPGQLSGGQQQRVAIARALAMDPVVMLFDEPTSALDPEMVNEVLDVMVQLAHEGMTMMCVTHEMGFARKVANRVIFMDQGQIVEDCAKEEFFGDVSARSERAQQFLAKILQH; encoded by the coding sequence ATGATTTCCATCAAAAATATCAACAAGTGGTATGGGGACTTTCAGGTACTGACCGATTGCAGCACGGACGTCGCCAAGGGCGAGGTCGTGGTGGTTTGCGGTCCTTCCGGCTCGGGTAAATCGACCCTGATCAAATGCGTCAACGCGCTGGAGCCGTTCCAGAAAGGCGACATCGTGGTCGACGGCACCTCAATCGCCGACGCCAAGACCAACCTGCCGAAGCTGCGTTCACGCGTGGGCATGGTGTTCCAGCATTTCGAGCTGTTCCCACACCTGACTATCGTTGAAAACCTGACCATCGCGCAGATCAAAGTCCTGGGGCGCAGCAAGGAAGAAGCCACCCAAAAGGGCCTCGCGCTGCTGGAGCGTGTGGGATTGTCGGCTCACGCCAACAAGCACCCGGGCCAGCTCTCTGGCGGTCAGCAACAGCGCGTGGCCATTGCCCGGGCGTTGGCGATGGACCCGGTCGTCATGTTGTTCGACGAACCCACCTCGGCCCTCGATCCGGAAATGGTCAACGAAGTGCTCGATGTGATGGTGCAACTCGCCCACGAAGGCATGACCATGATGTGCGTGACCCACGAGATGGGCTTTGCGCGCAAAGTCGCCAATCGGGTGATCTTCATGGATCAGGGGCAGATCGTCGAAGACTGCGCCAAGGAAGAATTCTTCGGTGATGTCAGCGCGCGGTCTGAACGCGCCCAGCAGTTCCTCGCCAAAATCCTGCAGCACTAA
- the aauS gene encoding two-component sensor histidine kinase AauS, producing MKCDPPLYRDPPPSLAVKPRLIRQMFLPPLIILLMIGLGYVSYLFSENNGIKALSENGERQLELHARTVESEINKYNYLPSVLELESNVSDLLNDPSPELRGKVNDYLEGLNRRSRSRAIYVLDTTGRVLATSNWRDADSYLGEDLSFRAYYQDAIRGLPGRFYGIGSTTGEPGYYLAHGLEEKGKIIGVAVIKVRLEALEERWQRARLEAFVSDENGIIILSSDPARRLKSVRALSPEIKERLARSLQYYWWPLNELVPLERESIGEGVEKLTFPANSSVDHEHTVVSYLAQTRDLADTPWHLTLLTPLEDQRREAANQGMLVAVACALVAFLLIAWNERRKVISTRLAAREALEQANNELERRITERTADLRASNERLKGQIRERRQAEDTLRQAQDELVQAGKLAAIGQMSTSIAHELNQPLAALRTLSGNTVRFIERGALDTASANLRTINDLVDRMGRITASLRAFARRGEDKGQASLGKAVEAALQLLAARLETCSLTLHQDFQEVALMIDQTRLEQILVNLIGNALDAMQAQPLPELWLTGEVVDGRYRLRVRDNGHGIDAEARKHLFEPFFTTKPGEQGLGLGLTLSASLAAAAGGNLNAEHPPEGGTVFVLSVPMVAT from the coding sequence ATGAAATGCGACCCTCCTCTCTATCGCGACCCGCCGCCATCACTCGCCGTGAAACCCCGTCTGATACGTCAAATGTTTCTGCCGCCGCTGATCATTCTGCTGATGATCGGGCTCGGCTACGTCAGCTATCTGTTCAGCGAAAACAACGGCATCAAGGCGCTGAGCGAAAACGGTGAACGCCAGCTGGAGTTGCATGCGCGCACCGTCGAAAGCGAGATCAACAAATACAACTACCTGCCCAGCGTGCTGGAGCTCGAATCCAATGTCTCGGACCTGCTGAACGACCCGTCGCCCGAACTGCGCGGCAAGGTCAATGATTACCTTGAAGGCCTCAATCGTCGCAGCCGCAGCCGCGCCATCTATGTGCTCGACACCACCGGCCGTGTGCTAGCCACCAGTAACTGGCGCGATGCCGATAGCTATCTGGGCGAGGATCTGTCCTTCCGTGCTTACTACCAGGACGCCATTCGTGGATTGCCCGGCCGTTTCTACGGCATCGGCAGCACCACCGGCGAGCCGGGCTACTACCTTGCGCATGGCCTGGAAGAGAAAGGCAAAATCATCGGCGTCGCCGTGATCAAAGTGCGGCTGGAAGCGCTTGAAGAGCGCTGGCAAAGAGCCCGTCTGGAAGCGTTCGTCAGCGACGAGAACGGCATCATCATTTTGTCCAGCGATCCGGCGCGGCGCCTCAAGTCCGTACGCGCACTGAGCCCTGAGATCAAAGAGCGGCTGGCGCGCAGTCTTCAGTATTACTGGTGGCCACTCAATGAACTGGTGCCGCTTGAGCGGGAGTCGATTGGCGAGGGAGTTGAAAAGCTCACCTTCCCTGCCAACAGCAGCGTCGATCATGAACACACTGTGGTGAGTTATCTCGCTCAGACGCGTGATCTGGCGGACACACCCTGGCACCTGACCTTACTCACACCGCTGGAAGACCAGCGCCGTGAAGCCGCCAACCAGGGCATGCTGGTGGCGGTTGCCTGTGCGCTGGTGGCTTTTTTGCTGATTGCCTGGAATGAGCGGCGCAAGGTTATTTCGACCCGGCTGGCCGCCCGCGAGGCACTTGAACAAGCCAACAATGAGCTGGAGCGGCGAATCACGGAGCGCACCGCCGACCTGCGCGCCAGCAATGAGCGCCTCAAGGGGCAGATTCGTGAGCGCCGGCAAGCCGAAGACACGCTGCGCCAGGCTCAGGACGAACTGGTGCAGGCCGGTAAGCTCGCAGCCATCGGCCAGATGTCGACCAGCATCGCCCACGAACTCAATCAACCGCTGGCCGCGCTGCGTACGCTGTCGGGCAACACCGTGCGGTTTATCGAGCGTGGCGCGCTGGACACCGCGAGCGCCAACTTGCGCACGATCAATGATCTGGTGGACCGGATGGGCCGTATCACCGCCAGCCTGCGAGCATTCGCCCGGCGCGGAGAAGACAAGGGCCAGGCCTCGCTTGGCAAAGCGGTCGAGGCAGCGCTGCAATTATTGGCCGCCCGGCTGGAAACGTGTTCGCTGACACTGCATCAGGATTTTCAGGAGGTGGCGCTGATGATCGATCAGACGCGGCTGGAACAGATTCTGGTGAACCTGATCGGTAACGCGCTGGACGCCATGCAGGCGCAACCTCTGCCGGAGTTGTGGCTGACCGGAGAGGTGGTGGACGGACGTTATCGCCTGCGCGTGCGCGACAACGGTCATGGCATAGACGCCGAAGCACGCAAGCATCTGTTCGAACCGTTTTTTACCACCAAACCCGGTGAGCAAGGGCTCGGGCTGGGCTTGACGCTTTCGGCAAGCCTCGCCGCAGCGGCGGGTGGCAATTTGAATGCCGAGCATCCGCCCGAGGGCGGCACGGTATTTGTGTTGAGTGTGCCGATGGTGGCGACGTGA
- the aauR gene encoding two-component response regulator AauR, protein MLGCQQALALEDIHSEGVASAEEALARVGDNFAGIVVSDIRLPGIDGLELLTRLKTRDRSLPVVLITGHGDVTMAVNAMRDGAYDFMEKPFSPERLVDVARRALEQRGLAREVWSLRKQLAERDSLEGKIIGRSPAMQQLRALIANVADTSANVLIEGETGTGKELVARCLHDFSRRHGQQFVALNCGGLPENLFESEIFGHEANAFTGAGKRRIGKIEHAHNGTLFLDEVESMPVSLQIKLLRVLQERTLERLGSNQSVAVDCRVIAATKSDLVELSKGSQFRSDLYYRLNVVTLELPPLRERREDILQLFEHFLQLSSLRFDREPAQLDPQTRSALMSHDWPGNVRELRNVAERYALGLPAFKKTGATVDSQNLGFSEAVEAFEKNLLSEALQRSGGNLSQASQELGMAKTTLFDKVKKYGLG, encoded by the coding sequence CTGCTCGGTTGTCAGCAGGCCTTGGCGCTCGAAGACATTCACAGCGAAGGTGTCGCCAGCGCCGAAGAAGCATTAGCGCGGGTGGGCGACAATTTTGCCGGTATCGTTGTCAGCGACATTCGTCTTCCGGGCATTGATGGGCTGGAGCTTTTGACCCGTCTCAAGACGCGCGACCGCAGCCTGCCAGTCGTGCTGATCACCGGGCACGGCGACGTGACGATGGCCGTCAATGCCATGCGCGACGGCGCTTACGACTTCATGGAAAAGCCCTTCTCACCAGAACGACTTGTCGACGTCGCGCGCAGAGCACTGGAGCAACGCGGGCTGGCGCGAGAGGTCTGGTCGTTACGCAAGCAACTGGCCGAGCGTGACTCGCTGGAAGGCAAGATCATCGGCCGTTCCCCCGCCATGCAGCAGCTGCGAGCGCTGATCGCCAACGTGGCCGACACCTCCGCCAACGTGTTGATCGAAGGCGAAACCGGCACCGGCAAGGAACTTGTCGCCCGCTGCCTGCATGATTTCAGCCGTCGCCATGGGCAACAGTTTGTCGCCCTGAACTGCGGCGGTCTGCCCGAGAATCTGTTCGAGAGCGAGATTTTCGGTCACGAGGCCAACGCGTTCACCGGCGCGGGCAAGCGACGCATCGGCAAGATCGAGCACGCACACAATGGCACGCTGTTTCTCGATGAAGTGGAAAGCATGCCCGTCAGCCTGCAAATCAAGCTGCTGCGGGTGTTGCAGGAGCGCACGTTGGAACGGCTCGGCTCGAACCAGAGCGTGGCAGTGGACTGCCGGGTGATCGCAGCGACCAAGTCCGATCTGGTCGAGCTGAGCAAAGGCAGCCAGTTTCGCAGCGACCTTTACTACCGCTTGAACGTGGTCACGCTGGAATTGCCGCCACTGCGCGAGCGCCGCGAGGACATCCTGCAATTGTTCGAGCATTTTTTGCAGCTGTCGTCATTGCGCTTTGATCGCGAACCGGCGCAACTGGACCCGCAAACCAGGTCAGCGCTGATGAGCCATGACTGGCCGGGCAACGTGCGCGAGCTGCGTAATGTGGCCGAACGCTATGCTTTGGGGCTACCCGCATTCAAGAAAACCGGGGCGACGGTGGACAGCCAGAACCTTGGGTTCTCCGAAGCAGTTGAAGCGTTCGAAAAAAATCTCCTCAGTGAGGCCCTGCAACGCAGCGGCGGTAATCTCAGCCAGGCCAGTCAGGAATTAGGCATGGCCAAGACCACACTGTTCGACAAGGTGAAGAAGTACGGGTTGGGGTGA
- a CDS encoding PfkB family carbohydrate kinase yields MPARLIYTGQVVVDLVMALDALPRSGGDVLARSAKFETGGGFNVMAAACRNGLQTVYLGRHGNGRFGELARQSMAAEGIEVATPCSDDQDTGLSVALIEPSAERSFISYVGAEGGLSAEDLLSVSVHPQDYVFVSGYSLLHQNKVSTLLGWLSDMPIGAGVVFDPGPLVNSPDDAEMQAVLPLITLWTSNCEEALRFTRCEEIADALDRLAQWLNAETLIVVRDGPHGCWIRQGATTQHVRGYPVTAIDTNGAGDAHAGVLLANLAKGLSPEQAALRANAAAAIAVTRWGPATSPTASEVDALIAANEHRQVQGF; encoded by the coding sequence ATGCCCGCTAGATTGATTTATACCGGCCAGGTCGTGGTCGACCTGGTCATGGCCCTTGACGCGCTGCCCCGTTCGGGCGGAGACGTGCTTGCCCGTTCAGCGAAGTTCGAGACGGGTGGGGGCTTTAATGTGATGGCCGCTGCCTGTCGCAACGGTCTGCAAACGGTGTACCTCGGACGCCACGGCAATGGACGCTTTGGTGAGCTGGCGCGTCAGTCGATGGCCGCCGAAGGCATCGAGGTCGCCACCCCATGCTCGGATGATCAGGACACTGGCCTGTCGGTGGCGCTGATCGAGCCGTCTGCCGAGCGTTCGTTCATCTCGTATGTTGGTGCTGAAGGAGGGTTGTCAGCCGAGGATTTGCTCAGTGTTTCGGTCCACCCTCAGGACTACGTATTTGTCAGCGGCTACAGCCTGTTGCACCAAAACAAGGTGTCAACGCTGTTGGGCTGGCTGTCCGACATGCCGATAGGCGCGGGCGTGGTGTTCGATCCGGGGCCGTTGGTGAATTCGCCGGACGACGCCGAGATGCAGGCCGTGCTGCCGCTGATCACCTTGTGGACCAGCAATTGTGAAGAGGCGTTACGTTTTACCCGGTGCGAAGAGATCGCCGACGCGCTGGACAGACTGGCGCAGTGGCTGAACGCAGAAACGTTGATCGTCGTGCGCGACGGGCCGCACGGTTGTTGGATTCGTCAGGGCGCCACAACGCAGCATGTGCGCGGATATCCAGTGACAGCCATCGACACAAACGGCGCGGGCGATGCCCATGCGGGTGTCCTGCTGGCCAATCTGGCGAAGGGACTTTCGCCGGAACAGGCAGCGTTGCGGGCCAACGCCGCTGCTGCCATCGCCGTCACTCGCTGGGGCCCGGCGACCTCGCCGACGGCGTCGGAAGTGGACGCGTTGATCGCAGCAAACGAACACCGGCAGGTACAGGGTTTTTGA
- a CDS encoding purine-cytosine permease family protein yields MTSSNATPGAGQLETRGIEPVPETECNGHPLQLFWVWFAANISILGLPLGATLIAFRGLSIWQAIIVAILGAAGSFAVVGVISIAGRRGRAPSLTLSRAIFGVRGNIGPTIVSLMSRLGWETVNTTTAAFVLLSLCAIVFGTPVEAKSAPALTLVFIAIFVLMTLSVSGLGHATLLVIQKWATYIFGALNIVVGGFLIAHIDWTAVFNATPAPLSAMIIGVGTMAAGTGIGWANAGADMSRYQHRSVKAAGLVASAAFGAGIPLVLLITLGGLLSVGNDHLASATDPIIAIRQLLPTWMAVPYLITAFGGLLLSNNLSVYSAGLTTLTLGLKIKRVHAVIVDIVAIFAGSIYFMLIADSFYGPFITFISMLAVPITAWVGIFIVDLIHRHYYSPEDLMDTTPSSAYWYRGGVEWRAVGAWALAIVLGFSFTTVATTPENVLFKGFLSDSWLGHNGLGWIVTFVVAGGLYALLGGSRDRRLATNESAHAR; encoded by the coding sequence ATGACCTCATCCAACGCCACTCCCGGCGCAGGACAACTTGAAACACGCGGCATCGAACCGGTTCCGGAAACCGAGTGCAATGGACACCCTTTGCAACTGTTCTGGGTCTGGTTTGCCGCCAACATCAGCATTCTCGGACTGCCGTTGGGCGCCACGCTAATCGCGTTTCGCGGGCTGTCGATCTGGCAGGCGATCATCGTCGCGATTCTCGGCGCTGCGGGTTCATTTGCGGTGGTCGGCGTCATTTCGATTGCGGGCCGACGTGGTCGAGCGCCGAGTCTGACGCTGTCCCGTGCCATTTTCGGTGTGCGTGGAAATATCGGTCCTACCATCGTTTCGCTGATGTCCCGGTTGGGCTGGGAAACTGTCAACACCACGACAGCCGCGTTCGTACTACTGTCACTCTGCGCCATCGTGTTCGGCACCCCCGTCGAGGCCAAAAGCGCCCCTGCGCTAACGTTGGTGTTCATTGCCATCTTCGTGCTGATGACGCTGTCGGTTTCCGGTCTCGGCCACGCCACGCTGTTGGTGATCCAGAAATGGGCCACCTACATCTTTGGCGCGCTGAACATTGTGGTGGGTGGTTTCCTCATCGCACACATCGACTGGACGGCAGTATTCAACGCAACGCCAGCACCCTTGAGCGCCATGATCATCGGCGTCGGCACCATGGCGGCGGGCACGGGGATCGGCTGGGCCAACGCGGGCGCGGACATGTCGCGCTATCAACATCGCAGCGTCAAAGCGGCCGGGCTTGTTGCGTCCGCAGCATTTGGCGCAGGTATTCCGCTGGTGCTGCTGATTACCCTCGGCGGACTGCTGTCTGTGGGCAACGATCACTTGGCCTCGGCCACTGACCCGATCATAGCCATCCGTCAGTTGCTGCCGACCTGGATGGCCGTTCCTTACCTGATCACGGCGTTCGGCGGGCTATTGCTGTCGAACAATCTCTCGGTGTATTCAGCCGGTTTGACGACCCTGACGTTGGGATTGAAGATCAAACGGGTACACGCCGTGATTGTCGATATCGTGGCGATTTTCGCCGGTTCCATCTACTTCATGCTGATCGCCGACAGTTTTTACGGCCCGTTCATTACCTTCATTTCGATGCTGGCTGTGCCTATCACCGCTTGGGTCGGGATCTTCATCGTCGACCTGATCCACCGCCATTACTACTCTCCCGAAGACCTGATGGACACCACGCCGAGCAGCGCCTATTGGTATCGCGGCGGCGTGGAATGGCGTGCAGTCGGCGCCTGGGCGCTGGCCATAGTGCTGGGTTTCAGTTTCACCACTGTCGCCACCACGCCGGAAAACGTCCTGTTCAAGGGCTTCCTCTCCGACTCCTGGTTGGGCCATAACGGCTTGGGCTGGATCGTGACCTTCGTGGTTGCCGGTGGCTTGTACGCACTTCTAGGCGGTTCGCGCGACCGTCGTCTGGCCACAAACGAGTCTGCTCATGCCCGCTAG
- a CDS encoding ADP-ribosylglycohydrolase family protein, whose amino-acid sequence MTGLIDTRDRALGAFYGLALGDALGMPTQSLSREQIKQRFDRITALTAADADQPIAPNMAAGSITDDTEQAVLVAELLVAGGGRIDPADLAQSLIDWEVVMQAKGSQDLLGPSTKRAIEMILAGHSPEEAGRFGTTNGAAMRITPVGIAANVRNPEPFVDAVVQACQVTHNTTLGISSAAAVAAVVSAGINGVALGSALEIGVTIAQQAEKQGHWVAGGRIAARIQWAKTLCADCDNQQLPTLIYEVIGTSVASQESVVAAFALAHQVAAGRLTAFDAVCMAASLGGDTDTIAAILGAMLGACQGLSAWPERMIEQIRVVNDLELYPLVEQLLSLRVV is encoded by the coding sequence ATGACCGGCCTTATCGATACACGCGACCGCGCCCTCGGGGCGTTTTACGGCCTGGCCCTCGGCGACGCGCTGGGCATGCCCACTCAGTCGCTGAGTCGCGAACAGATCAAGCAACGTTTTGATCGCATCACCGCGCTGACGGCGGCTGATGCTGACCAGCCGATTGCGCCGAACATGGCGGCGGGGTCGATCACAGATGACACCGAACAAGCGGTGTTGGTGGCCGAACTGCTGGTCGCAGGAGGAGGACGCATTGATCCGGCGGACCTGGCGCAGAGCCTGATCGACTGGGAAGTCGTCATGCAGGCCAAAGGCTCACAGGACCTGCTTGGCCCTTCGACCAAACGCGCCATCGAAATGATTCTCGCGGGCCACAGTCCTGAAGAAGCAGGGCGTTTTGGCACCACCAACGGTGCGGCGATGCGCATCACGCCTGTAGGGATTGCTGCGAACGTACGTAATCCGGAGCCGTTTGTGGACGCTGTGGTTCAGGCGTGTCAGGTCACCCACAACACGACGCTGGGTATTTCCAGTGCGGCCGCCGTTGCGGCGGTGGTCTCAGCCGGCATTAACGGCGTTGCGCTAGGCAGTGCGCTGGAAATCGGCGTGACAATCGCGCAACAGGCCGAAAAACAGGGCCATTGGGTGGCGGGCGGTCGGATCGCAGCGCGCATCCAATGGGCGAAAACCCTCTGCGCCGATTGCGATAACCAGCAATTGCCGACGCTGATCTATGAGGTGATCGGCACCTCGGTCGCCTCGCAGGAGTCAGTGGTGGCGGCGTTTGCCCTTGCGCATCAGGTTGCGGCCGGTCGGCTGACTGCATTCGATGCAGTATGCATGGCCGCCAGTCTGGGCGGCGACACCGACACCATCGCGGCGATACTCGGCGCCATGCTCGGGGCCTGCCAAGGCCTGAGCGCGTGGCCGGAGCGAATGATCGAGCAGATCAGAGTCGTCAACGATCTGGAGCTGTATCCGCTGGTCGAGCAGTTATTGTCCCTGCGCGTGGTATGA
- a CDS encoding GntR family transcriptional regulator, with amino-acid sequence MIRHVRFDKKKRVVDELARRIESGEMESGDLLPGEHLLAQEFDVSRGTLREALSELKRRNYIATQSGVGSIVTYDGISLDQRSGWAQALADTGARIHAEILRLVEVERPDLESRFGTRHFIAIDRRRCAADGSVVSLERALVPASDGLENVPATGLIEDSLTITLAAHGFVGDRGDQWIGAEPLTIDDAGLMMRQPGTVFLKALRTTYDRRERFMEHVESLLDPVHFRLHLAFGTSS; translated from the coding sequence ATGATTAGACATGTTCGATTTGACAAGAAAAAACGCGTGGTCGACGAGCTCGCCCGACGCATCGAATCCGGTGAGATGGAGTCCGGCGACTTGCTGCCCGGCGAGCATTTGCTGGCGCAGGAGTTTGACGTCAGCCGGGGCACGCTGCGTGAGGCGCTCTCCGAACTCAAGCGGCGCAATTACATCGCTACCCAGTCGGGGGTGGGTTCAATCGTCACTTACGACGGCATTTCGCTGGACCAGCGCAGTGGTTGGGCGCAAGCGTTGGCTGACACCGGCGCCCGGATCCACGCCGAGATTTTGCGGCTGGTGGAAGTAGAGCGCCCGGACCTTGAAAGTCGTTTTGGCACGCGTCACTTCATCGCCATTGACCGACGTCGTTGCGCCGCCGATGGCAGCGTCGTATCCCTGGAGCGCGCGTTGGTTCCCGCCAGCGATGGTCTGGAAAACGTGCCAGCGACCGGCCTGATTGAAGACTCGTTGACCATCACCCTCGCAGCCCATGGCTTTGTGGGCGATCGCGGCGATCAATGGATCGGCGCCGAGCCGCTGACCATCGACGATGCCGGTCTGATGATGCGCCAGCCCGGCACGGTTTTTCTCAAGGCACTGCGAACCACCTACGACCGCCGCGAACGTTTTATGGAGCATGTGGAAAGTCTTCTGGACCCCGTGCATTTTCGTCTGCACCTAGCGTTTGGAACATCCTCATGA
- a CDS encoding DsbA family oxidoreductase gives MSTPLKIDFISDVSCPWCIIGLRALDQALEYLGDDVQAQIHFQPFELNPDMPPEGQDLNEHIFQKYGSTPEQSKANRENIRERGAELGFVFNEGNRRIYNTFDAHRLLHWAELEGKQHELKSALFAAYFSQLADPSSHTVLADTAQKVGLDRLRAEAILASNEYADEVRALEQLWVSRGVSSVPTIVFNDQYAVSGGQPVDVFVGAIRQVIDEQSTVVNPAD, from the coding sequence ATGAGCACTCCGCTGAAGATTGATTTCATCTCCGACGTTTCCTGCCCTTGGTGCATCATCGGCTTGCGCGCGCTGGATCAGGCACTTGAATACCTGGGCGACGACGTACAGGCGCAGATTCACTTTCAGCCGTTCGAACTCAACCCGGACATGCCGCCCGAGGGCCAGGACCTCAACGAACATATTTTCCAGAAATACGGTTCCACGCCCGAACAATCCAAGGCCAATCGCGAAAACATTCGTGAGCGCGGCGCGGAATTGGGTTTCGTCTTCAACGAAGGCAATCGGCGTATTTACAATACGTTCGACGCCCACCGCCTGCTTCACTGGGCCGAACTTGAAGGCAAGCAACATGAGTTGAAAAGCGCGTTGTTTGCAGCGTACTTCAGCCAACTTGCCGATCCGTCGAGCCACACCGTACTGGCTGACACTGCGCAAAAGGTCGGGCTGGACCGGCTGCGTGCAGAGGCCATCCTGGCATCAAATGAATACGCCGATGAAGTTCGCGCCCTTGAGCAGCTGTGGGTATCGCGTGGCGTCAGTTCCGTCCCCACAATCGTCTTCAACGACCAGTACGCGGTCTCCGGTGGTCAGCCGGTAGACGTTTTTGTCGGCGCCATTCGTCAGGTGATCGACGAACAGTCGACAGTCGTCAATCCAGCCGATTGA